The following proteins are co-located in the Pseudomonas fluorescens genome:
- a CDS encoding UPF0149 family protein → MSFAEQLTRLQAFLDADELHDEALDYVAAHGYLTALSICSEVVPDREWIDALFAEEPHYADAAQREEIESTLLALKAHIGRQLAADEEFELPCDLDLGEEPDDSDLRGWCIGFMEGVFLREAAWFETAEEEVSEMLLPIMVGSGLFDDQPEFSDIAADANLMDDMIVQIPEALTALYLLCNAPDEKPAILKPRHH, encoded by the coding sequence ATGTCCTTCGCTGAGCAACTAACCCGCCTGCAAGCCTTCCTCGACGCCGATGAGCTGCATGACGAGGCGCTGGACTACGTGGCCGCTCACGGCTACCTGACCGCCCTGTCGATTTGCTCCGAAGTCGTGCCTGACCGTGAATGGATCGACGCGTTGTTCGCCGAAGAACCTCACTACGCCGACGCCGCCCAGCGTGAGGAAATCGAATCCACCCTGCTGGCCCTTAAGGCCCACATCGGTCGCCAATTGGCTGCCGATGAGGAATTCGAACTGCCCTGCGACCTCGACCTGGGCGAAGAGCCGGATGATTCCGACCTGCGCGGCTGGTGCATCGGGTTCATGGAAGGGGTGTTCCTGCGCGAAGCCGCCTGGTTCGAAACCGCCGAAGAAGAAGTCAGCGAAATGCTGCTGCCGATCATGGTCGGTTCGGGCCTGTTCGATGACCAGCCGGAATTCTCCGACATCGCCGCCGACGCCAACCTGATGGACGACATGATCGTCCAGATCCCGGAAGCCCTGACCGCCTTGTACCTGCTGTGCAACGCACCTGACGAAAAACCGGCGATCCTCAAGCCACGTCACCACTGA
- a CDS encoding YbaN family protein, with product MGNRSLLLRYGLLAIGWLSVALGVVGIFLPVLPTTPFLLLAAACFARSSPRFYHWLVEHPRLGPWIKDYLDGNGIPLKGKVYAIGLMWLSIGFSCYLVPLPWARGFMLTSAVLVTLYILRQKTLPPR from the coding sequence ATGGGCAATCGCTCGCTGCTCCTGCGTTACGGGCTGCTGGCCATCGGCTGGCTGAGCGTAGCGCTGGGGGTTGTCGGCATTTTCCTACCGGTATTGCCGACCACGCCCTTCCTCTTGCTCGCCGCCGCGTGCTTCGCTCGAAGCTCCCCACGTTTCTACCACTGGCTGGTGGAACACCCACGCCTGGGCCCATGGATCAAAGACTACTTGGACGGCAATGGTATTCCGCTCAAGGGCAAGGTCTATGCAATCGGCTTGATGTGGCTGAGCATCGGTTTCTCCTGTTACCTGGTGCCACTGCCGTGGGCTCGCGGCTTTATGCTGACCAGTGCCGTTCTGGTAACGCTCTATATCTTGCGCCAGAAAACCTTGCCACCGCGATAA
- a CDS encoding hybrid sensor histidine kinase/response regulator, with the protein MTLSSGLIAAVALAYMAIMFAIAFYGDRRHAPLPPRVRAWVYSLSLAVYCTSWTFFGAVGQAAEQLWAFLPIYLGPVLLLVLAPWVLQKMILISKQENITSIADFIAARYGKSQSLAVVVALICLVGVLPYIALQLKGIVLGVNLLIGSGPDTTGTRAQDTALIVSLVLALFTIVFGTRNLDATEHHRGMVLAIAFESLVKLFAFLAVGAFVTYGLYDGFGDLFSQAMLEPRLDEYWKETVNWPSMVVQTGVAMMAIICLPRQFHVTVVENIDPQDLRLAKWVFPAYLILAALFVIPIALGGKMLLPGSVLPDSYVISLPMAQAHPALAVLAFIGGASAATGMVIVASIALSTMVSNDMLLPWLLRRSSAERPFEVFRHWMLSVRRVSIVIILLLAYVSYRLLGSTASLATIGQIAFAAVTQLAPAMLGALYWKQANRRGVFAGLAAGTFLWFYTLVLPVTAKSLGWSFSLFPGLTWMHSHPFGLSVTSLTLGTVFSLAGNFTLFVWVSMLSRTRVSEHWQAGRFIGQEISQRASARSMLSVQISDLLSLAARFVGEERAQQSFIRFAYRQGKGFNPNQNADNDWIAHTERLLAGVLGASSTRAVVKAAIEGREMQLEDVVRIADEASEVLQFNRALLQGAIENITQGISVVDQSLKLVAWNRRYLELFNYPEGLISVGRPIADIIRYNAERGLCGPGEAEVHVARRLHWMRQGRAHTSERLFPNGRVIELIGNPMPGGGFVMSFTDITAFREAEQALTEANEGLEQRVTERTHELSQLNVALTDAKGVAESASQSKTRFLAAVSHDLMQPLNAARLFSAALSHQNDGLSREAQQLVQHLDSSLRSAEDLISDLLDISRLENGKINPQRQPFVLNELFDTLGAEFKALAREQGLRFRLRGSRLRVDSDIKLLRRILQNFLTNAFRYADGPVLLGVRRRQGELCLEVWDRGPGIPLDKQTVIFEEFKRLDSHQTRAEKGLGLGLAIADGLCRVLDHKLSVRSWPGKGSVFSVSVPLARNQASPQVKAAQDSGLPLSGAQVLCVDNEESILIGMRSLLTRWGCEVWTATDQAQCAALLAEGVRPQLALVDYHLDHGETGTELMGWLRAQLAEPIPGVVISADGRPEMVAEVHAAGLDYLAKPVKPAALRALLSRHLPL; encoded by the coding sequence ATGACGCTGTCCAGCGGGCTGATCGCCGCCGTTGCCCTGGCCTATATGGCCATTATGTTTGCCATCGCCTTCTACGGTGACCGCCGCCACGCGCCGCTGCCACCACGGGTGCGCGCCTGGGTGTACAGCCTTTCGCTGGCCGTCTACTGCACCAGTTGGACTTTCTTCGGCGCCGTAGGCCAGGCCGCCGAACAACTGTGGGCCTTTTTACCGATTTACTTGGGACCGGTCCTGCTGCTGGTGCTGGCACCTTGGGTGCTGCAGAAGATGATTCTGATCAGCAAGCAGGAAAACATCACCTCCATTGCCGACTTTATCGCCGCGCGCTACGGCAAGTCCCAATCCCTGGCGGTGGTGGTGGCGCTGATCTGCCTGGTTGGCGTGCTGCCCTACATCGCCCTGCAACTCAAAGGCATCGTGCTCGGCGTGAACCTGCTGATCGGGTCCGGCCCCGACACCACCGGCACCCGCGCTCAGGACACCGCGCTGATTGTGTCGCTGGTGCTGGCGCTGTTCACCATTGTGTTCGGTACCCGCAACCTCGACGCGACCGAACACCACCGTGGCATGGTGCTGGCGATTGCGTTTGAATCCCTGGTCAAGCTGTTCGCCTTTCTCGCCGTCGGCGCGTTTGTGACCTACGGCCTGTACGACGGTTTCGGCGACCTGTTCAGCCAGGCGATGCTCGAACCACGCCTGGATGAATACTGGAAAGAAACCGTCAACTGGCCGTCGATGGTGGTACAAACCGGTGTGGCGATGATGGCAATCATTTGCCTGCCCCGGCAGTTTCACGTCACCGTGGTGGAAAACATCGACCCGCAGGATTTGCGCCTCGCCAAATGGGTGTTCCCGGCGTACTTGATCCTCGCCGCGCTGTTCGTCATTCCCATCGCACTCGGCGGCAAAATGCTATTGCCCGGCTCGGTATTGCCGGATTCCTACGTCATCAGCCTGCCCATGGCCCAGGCGCATCCCGCCCTCGCGGTATTGGCATTTATCGGCGGCGCGTCGGCGGCTACCGGCATGGTGATTGTCGCGAGTATTGCGCTGTCGACCATGGTCTCCAACGACATGTTGCTGCCGTGGCTGCTGCGCCGCTCCAGCGCCGAGCGGCCGTTTGAAGTGTTCCGCCACTGGATGCTGTCGGTACGCCGGGTCAGCATTGTGATCATCCTGTTGCTGGCCTATGTGAGCTATCGCCTGCTTGGCTCCACCGCGAGCCTGGCGACCATCGGCCAGATCGCTTTCGCCGCCGTCACCCAACTGGCCCCGGCGATGCTCGGCGCGCTTTACTGGAAGCAGGCCAACCGGCGTGGCGTGTTTGCCGGGTTGGCGGCGGGCACCTTTTTGTGGTTCTACACCTTGGTCCTGCCGGTGACCGCGAAAAGTCTTGGTTGGTCGTTCAGCCTTTTCCCCGGGCTGACGTGGATGCATTCGCACCCATTTGGTCTATCCGTCACCTCACTCACATTGGGCACCGTGTTTTCCCTGGCGGGGAACTTCACGCTATTTGTCTGGGTGTCGATGCTGTCGCGCACACGGGTTTCCGAGCATTGGCAGGCCGGGCGTTTTATCGGCCAGGAAATCAGCCAGCGCGCCAGTGCGCGCTCAATGTTGTCCGTGCAGATCAGCGACTTACTCAGCCTCGCCGCGCGCTTTGTGGGCGAAGAACGCGCCCAGCAGAGTTTTATCCGCTTCGCCTATCGCCAGGGCAAAGGGTTTAACCCCAACCAGAATGCCGATAACGATTGGATCGCCCACACCGAACGGCTATTGGCCGGCGTACTCGGTGCATCTTCGACACGTGCTGTCGTAAAAGCTGCGATTGAAGGGCGGGAAATGCAGCTGGAGGACGTGGTACGGATCGCCGACGAAGCTTCCGAGGTGCTGCAGTTCAACCGCGCGCTGCTGCAGGGCGCCATCGAAAACATCACCCAAGGCATCAGCGTGGTCGACCAGTCACTCAAGCTGGTGGCCTGGAACCGGCGTTACCTGGAACTCTTCAACTACCCGGAAGGTTTGATCAGTGTAGGGCGACCGATTGCCGACATCATTCGCTACAACGCCGAACGCGGCCTGTGCGGGCCGGGCGAAGCCGAAGTGCACGTAGCACGACGCCTGCACTGGATGCGCCAGGGCCGCGCCCACACGTCCGAGCGTTTGTTCCCGAATGGACGCGTGATTGAGCTGATCGGCAACCCGATGCCCGGCGGCGGTTTTGTCATGAGTTTTACCGACATCACCGCGTTCCGGGAAGCCGAGCAGGCACTCACCGAGGCCAACGAGGGCCTGGAGCAACGGGTCACCGAGCGCACCCATGAACTGTCGCAACTGAATGTGGCGCTCACCGATGCCAAAGGCGTGGCCGAATCCGCCAGCCAGTCGAAGACGCGCTTTCTGGCAGCAGTGAGCCATGACCTGATGCAACCGCTCAACGCCGCTCGGCTGTTCTCTGCCGCCCTCTCCCACCAGAACGACGGTTTGTCCCGGGAGGCGCAGCAGTTGGTGCAGCACCTGGACAGCTCGCTGCGCTCCGCCGAAGACCTGATCAGCGACCTGCTGGATATCTCACGCCTGGAAAACGGCAAGATCAACCCGCAGCGACAGCCCTTTGTACTCAATGAACTGTTCGACACCCTCGGCGCAGAATTCAAGGCACTGGCCCGCGAGCAAGGCCTGCGGTTCCGCCTGCGCGGCAGTCGCTTGCGGGTGGACAGCGACATCAAATTGCTGCGCCGGATCTTGCAGAATTTCCTGACCAACGCATTCCGCTATGCCGACGGTCCAGTGCTACTTGGGGTACGCCGACGCCAAGGCGAACTGTGCCTGGAGGTCTGGGACCGTGGCCCCGGCATTCCGCTGGATAAACAGACGGTCATCTTCGAAGAGTTCAAGCGTTTGGACAGCCACCAGACACGCGCCGAAAAAGGTCTGGGCCTGGGCCTGGCGATCGCCGACGGCCTGTGCCGTGTGCTCGACCATAAACTGAGCGTGCGCTCGTGGCCGGGCAAAGGCAGCGTATTCAGCGTGAGTGTGCCACTGGCGCGCAACCAGGCCAGCCCGCAGGTCAAGGCCGCGCAGGACAGTGGTTTGCCACTCAGCGGTGCGCAGGTGCTGTGCGTGGATAACGAAGAGAGCATCCTGATTGGCATGCGCAGCCTGCTGACGCGTTGGGGTTGCGAAGTGTGGACCGCCACCGACCAGGCGCAATGTGCGGCGCTGCTGGCCGAGGGCGTACGCCCGCAACTGGCACTGGTGGATTACCACCTGGACCATGGCGAGACCGGCACCGAGTTGATGGGTTGGCTGCGCGCGCAATTGGCGGAGCCGATTCCCGGGGTGGTGATCAGCGCGGACGGCCGGCCGGAGATGGTGGCCGAGGTGCACGCGGCGGGGTTGGATTACCTGGCCAAGCCAGTCAAGCCTGCAGCGTTGCGGGCGCTGTTGAGTCGGCATCTCCCGCTGTAG